The genomic region GCCTGTAATCCTCTATGTTCCCATCTTCGAATATGGAGGCGAACGCATCGCTCTTTGTTATGTTTGGGTCTACCTTTAATCCAATATAGCCGTCCTTTTTGGAGAAAACCTTTCCCAAAGACTCGTATTTTGCGTAATCGAATTTTGCTTCCGGCTTGAAGTATAGCTCCAGTATGGCGTATTTCCCGAACCTCTTCTTGAGCTCTTCCTGCTTTCCATCGAAAAGCTTCATTCCCTTGTCCAGAAGTATTATCCTGTCGGCTATTGCTATGTCGTCAACTACGTGCGTCGTAAGAACGAACGTTATGCCAAATTTTTCCCTTAGATCAATGACTGCCCTGCTTATGGCCATCCTGGAGGGGAGGTCTACTCCCACTGTGGGCTCGTCCATGAACACAATCTTTGGCATGTGCAGTATTGAGGCGGTGAACTCGCATTTCATTCTCTCGCCCAGGGACAGCTGTCTAGTCTGCCTCTTATAAACATTGTCTATGCTGAGTATTTTTTTGAGGTATGCAAGCCTGGAATCATAGTCCTTCTGGCTTATGCCATAAAGCTCTTTCACGTATATGAATGTATCCAGTGGGGGCAGGTCCCAGAACAGCTGCGGATGCGTCGAGCCGAAGACCACGCCTATATTCATTGCAAGCTTTGTTCTTTCCTTCCACGGGTCCATGCCCAAAACTTTTATGCTTCCGCTGTCTGGATACAATATGCCGCTCATAAGCTTTATCATTGTTGACTTGCCGCTTCCATTCCTGCCGAGCAGTGCCACTACCTCTGACTCCTTCACGTTCAGGCTTACGCCCTTCAGGGCCTTTTTCATGAACGACTTTCTTCTGAGCGATCCAAAAAAGCCTTTTCTATTTTCGTAAGTCCTGAAGCTTTTCACTGCGCCCTTGACTTCTACTATGCTCCTAGGCAAAGCTTCACCTGCTTGTTTTACCAAGATTTTGAAATGTCAAGAATAATAACGTTATGTGCAATAGCAAGGCATCTACATTTCTGTTGGAAAATGCCAACTAAACTTCTTACATACGCTGCATATGCATAACGGCAAGGGTTAAATCCCTTTTCCTGCCCTTATAAGCCATATCAGGTGATGAAAATGCCAGTAAAGACAGGAGAATACAAAGGATTCCCAACAATAAGCCTGCTGAAAGACGAGCAGGATGCACGCCCGTTCACGTTCGGCCTTGGAAAAGCCAAGCTGATAATCGAGAACATAGAGGAGATAAAAAAATTCGTGGAAGAGAACGCCAAGCCATAAAGCCCATGGCTTTGGCAGTCTTGGCTGCATCCGAATGCGGCAGCCATGACGCCATGCACTTCTGCAAGACAAAAGAGTGCGTATACCTGGCTAAAAAACGCATATTCAGGCCATTTTTGACACAAACATGGCCAAATAGAAGGTATAAATATTAAAAAGTCGCCAAATATTAATGCGAGCAGGTGTACAAATGAATTACAATCAAAAAGCTTACAATCAAAGGTATAAATATAACATACCAGTATCGGTATTTGCGGATATTTATTCCAGGCTTACCGAAGGCTTTGGAGAAATGCCTGTAGTGATAGGTGGAAGAGCGGTAAACATCCTCTGTTTTAATGAAACGAGGTTTACTCACGATGTCGATGTGGTACTGTCAAAGGACCCATCAGAACGTAAGGAAAATCTCGAAAAAGAGAATTTCATGATAAAAAGGAATGAGAGAGGCAAGATTGTCGGTGCTGAAGATTTGAAAGATCATTCCTACGATCCCATAACTCTTGATTTTTACTATTCTAGGCCAATAAACGGCATAACTATAAAAGAGATATTAAAAAATGTTGAGGAGGTAAACGTTGCCCATACTAAAGTGCTAGTTCCAAAGCCTCCGATAATGCTAATGCTGAAATATGATGCCGGAAGGCTAAAGGACATAAAGGACTTTGAGCTTCTTTTGAGAAATTTTTATGGAAGCAAAAAAGAATCCCTTTTCGAAAATGAAAAAAAGTTATTCGATGAGCTTCTCGAAAACCACAAAGGCGACAAAAAGGGGATGAACAGGCTGTTGTCCGAATATTACTATTATAACCAGGCAAAGTCCCAACTAAGGAAATAAACCATTTTGCTATCTTGCGTAATACTATTATTCGAGGCTTCTTAGTTCCGCCCGGCCTCAAGCTTCGGCATTCTTTGTGCATCAGCAAAGCTATGGGCTGAATAAAGAGTACTACTTGGTCTTTCCGGCAACACAAAACGTCAGTTGGCTGCAGTGGGTTACGTCAGCAAACAAACGCACCTAATATCTTTAATAAATTAGTTACCAAATTAAAGAGCGTGATATCTATCTGCATACAATGAGAAATCAAAGGAAGCAGCCTGGAAAAGATATTATCAGTAAGCAGTTGTTTTGGCTGTGTGGATGCCTGACGCTCAAAATAATTGGCTTTGGCGCCAGAAAGTGCAGTATGCATTGTATCACTGCATCTACAATCCGCGCTTTCTAATAAAAGGTGGCTTTAATGGATATTTCTGGAATCGAGGAAGCAGGAAAGTTATATGGTACAATTGCAGGAATGCTCTCCCCAACTGGGCGAGGACGTTTTTTTATAAGAGAGGATATTACCAGAATCATTTTTTATTCTAGTGCCATTGAAGGCAATAAACTTGATGAATCAGAAGCCCTTATGCTCATAAACGGCGATCTTGAGATAGGAAGTGGAAGACTTACCGATTACATTGAGCTGCTAAATCACAAAGATGTTTACAACCGCATCGCGCAAATAGGCGATAATGAAATTACCTTGGATGACATCATAGAGCTGAGAAAACTGCTTTTTTCCAATATTCTGGACAATCTGCATTACGGCCTTAGAAGATCCATGACATCTGTGGGGGACCAGATCACGGAAAGCGCGTCTAAACTACCAAAGGAAATGGATGAACTAATAGAGATTCTGAACAGAAAGCCATCAAATGCATCAGATGCATTTTCAAATGCTGTGGAATTTCACCTTCTTTTTGTAGACAAGCATCCGTTTGAAGACGGAAACGGGAGAACTGTCAGGTTGCTGATGAACTGGTATCTGATCAAAAACGGGCTTGCGCCAATAACAGTTACCAGAGAGGACAAGAAGGAATACTTCAATAGCATAAGCCCTTTCCATTTCTGCGGTTACACCGATGCGTTTGCATCATTTATGCTTTATTCGGCACTGAAGACAGCCGGAATCCCAGTTGCAAAGTTCTCTGAAGGAATCGAAAAGGAAAGCATGATAAAGGATTTCCTTTCAATGTTTGACGGAAAGATTGATGAGGCTTCACTCTCCAGAAAGGTTTCGT from Candidatus Marsarchaeota archaeon harbors:
- a CDS encoding ATP-binding cassette domain-containing protein; its protein translation is MPRSIVEVKGAVKSFRTYENRKGFFGSLRRKSFMKKALKGVSLNVKESEVVALLGRNGSGKSTMIKLMSGILYPDSGSIKVLGMDPWKERTKLAMNIGVVFGSTHPQLFWDLPPLDTFIYVKELYGISQKDYDSRLAYLKKILSIDNVYKRQTRQLSLGERMKCEFTASILHMPKIVFMDEPTVGVDLPSRMAISRAVIDLREKFGITFVLTTHVVDDIAIADRIILLDKGMKLFDGKQEELKKRFGKYAILELYFKPEAKFDYAKYESLGKVFSKKDGYIGLKVDPNITKSDAFASIFEDGNIEDYRLSEPGLSSILESTYKYIDSNKRSEE
- a CDS encoding nucleotidyltransferase; this encodes MNYNQKAYNQRYKYNIPVSVFADIYSRLTEGFGEMPVVIGGRAVNILCFNETRFTHDVDVVLSKDPSERKENLEKENFMIKRNERGKIVGAEDLKDHSYDPITLDFYYSRPINGITIKEILKNVEEVNVAHTKVLVPKPPIMLMLKYDAGRLKDIKDFELLLRNFYGSKKESLFENEKKLFDELLENHKGDKKGMNRLLSEYYYYNQAKSQLRK